Proteins encoded within one genomic window of Theobroma cacao cultivar B97-61/B2 chromosome 7, Criollo_cocoa_genome_V2, whole genome shotgun sequence:
- the LOC18594181 gene encoding uroporphyrinogen decarboxylase 1, chloroplastic isoform X2 — MMRQAGRYMAVYRKLAEKHQSFRRRSETTDLIVEISLQPWEAFRPDGVIIFSDILTPLPAFGVPFDIEDVRGPVIQSPIRSEDGLKSLHPIDLEKLHFVGESLKILRQEVGGHAAVLGFVGAPWTIATYIVEGGTTRTYTTIKSMCHTAPNLLRTLLSHLTKTISEYIIYQVESGAHCIQIFDSWGGQLPPDMWEQWSKPYITEIVSLVRSKCPNTPLVLYINGNGGLLERMKGTGVDVIGLDWTVDMADGRKRLGSDISVQGNVDPAYLFSSLPAVTEEIQRVVKCAGPRGHILNLGHGILVGTPEEAVAHFFEVTKSLKYDSSFQNHAVEESKLVV; from the exons ATGATGCGGCAGGCAGGAAGGTATATGGCTGTTTACAGAAAGCTTGCAGAGAAACACCAATCCTTCAGACGGAGGTCGGAGACAACTGACCTCATTGTGGAAATCTCTTTGCAGCCTTGGGAAGCTTTCCGCCCTGATGGAGTGATAATTTTCTCTGATATACTTACTCCACTACCTGCATTTGGTGTCCCATTTGACATTGAAGATGTAAGGGGTCCTGTTATTCAGTCACCAATTCGTTCTGAGGATGGCTTGAAGTCATTGCATCCAATTGACTTGGAGAAACTACATTTTGTTGGGGAATCCCTTAAGATTCTGCGCCAGGAG GTTGGAGGTCATGCTGCAGTGCTGGGTTTTGTTGGAGCACCTTGGACAATAGCCACATATATAGTAGAGGGAGGTACAACACGCACTTATACAACCATAAAGAGTATGTGCCACACAGCTCCAAATTTATTGAGGACTCTTCTTTCTCATTTAACAAAGACAATATCTGAATACATTATTTACCAAGTGGAGTCTGGAGCACATTGCATACAAATTTTTGATTCATGGGGTGGACAACTACCACCTGATATGTGGGAGCAATGGTCAAAGCCTTATATAACAGAG ATTGTGAGTTTAGTACGGAGTAAATGCCCTAACACACCACTTGTTCTCTACATTAATGGAAATGGTGGCCTCCTTGAGCGCATGAAAGGAACAGGGGTTGATGTGATTGGACTTGACTGGACAGTGGATATGGCTGATGGAAGGAAGCGTTTGGGCAGTGATATCAGTGTGCAGGGAAATGTCGACCCTGCttatttgttttcttcacTTCCTGCAGTGACAGAGGAAATTCAAAG GGTTGTTAAGTGTGCAGGACCACGTGGCCACATTCTCAATTTGGGTCATGGCATTTTAGTCGGGACACCTGAAGAAGCTGTTGCACATTTTTTTGAAGTCACAAAAAGCTTGAAGTATGACAgttcatttcaaaatcatgCCGTGGAGGAATCTAAATTGGTAGTTTGA
- the LOC18594181 gene encoding uroporphyrinogen decarboxylase 1, chloroplastic isoform X1, with translation MSFFSLASACSSLGVKSSSLTVQLGFHSNENNGFPGAFLSSPKKTKIKKFSIACSSSTADPLLVKAARGEPVSRPPAWMMRQAGRYMAVYRKLAEKHQSFRRRSETTDLIVEISLQPWEAFRPDGVIIFSDILTPLPAFGVPFDIEDVRGPVIQSPIRSEDGLKSLHPIDLEKLHFVGESLKILRQEVGGHAAVLGFVGAPWTIATYIVEGGTTRTYTTIKSMCHTAPNLLRTLLSHLTKTISEYIIYQVESGAHCIQIFDSWGGQLPPDMWEQWSKPYITEIVSLVRSKCPNTPLVLYINGNGGLLERMKGTGVDVIGLDWTVDMADGRKRLGSDISVQGNVDPAYLFSSLPAVTEEIQRVVKCAGPRGHILNLGHGILVGTPEEAVAHFFEVTKSLKYDSSFQNHAVEESKLVV, from the exons atgagcTTCTTTTCACTAGCAAG tGCTTGCAGTTCCTTGGGAGTTAAATCCTCAAGCTTGACAGTGCAGTTGGGTTTTCACTCTAATGAAAATAATGGCTTCCCTGGAGCTTTTCTCTCATCTcctaaaaagacaaaaattaagAAGTTTTCTATAGCTTGCTCTTCTTCTACTGCTG ATCCATTGTTGGTTAAGGCCGCGAGAGGAGAACCTGTAAGTCGGCCTCCGGCATGGATGATGCGGCAGGCAGGAAGGTATATGGCTGTTTACAGAAAGCTTGCAGAGAAACACCAATCCTTCAGACGGAGGTCGGAGACAACTGACCTCATTGTGGAAATCTCTTTGCAGCCTTGGGAAGCTTTCCGCCCTGATGGAGTGATAATTTTCTCTGATATACTTACTCCACTACCTGCATTTGGTGTCCCATTTGACATTGAAGATGTAAGGGGTCCTGTTATTCAGTCACCAATTCGTTCTGAGGATGGCTTGAAGTCATTGCATCCAATTGACTTGGAGAAACTACATTTTGTTGGGGAATCCCTTAAGATTCTGCGCCAGGAG GTTGGAGGTCATGCTGCAGTGCTGGGTTTTGTTGGAGCACCTTGGACAATAGCCACATATATAGTAGAGGGAGGTACAACACGCACTTATACAACCATAAAGAGTATGTGCCACACAGCTCCAAATTTATTGAGGACTCTTCTTTCTCATTTAACAAAGACAATATCTGAATACATTATTTACCAAGTGGAGTCTGGAGCACATTGCATACAAATTTTTGATTCATGGGGTGGACAACTACCACCTGATATGTGGGAGCAATGGTCAAAGCCTTATATAACAGAG ATTGTGAGTTTAGTACGGAGTAAATGCCCTAACACACCACTTGTTCTCTACATTAATGGAAATGGTGGCCTCCTTGAGCGCATGAAAGGAACAGGGGTTGATGTGATTGGACTTGACTGGACAGTGGATATGGCTGATGGAAGGAAGCGTTTGGGCAGTGATATCAGTGTGCAGGGAAATGTCGACCCTGCttatttgttttcttcacTTCCTGCAGTGACAGAGGAAATTCAAAG GGTTGTTAAGTGTGCAGGACCACGTGGCCACATTCTCAATTTGGGTCATGGCATTTTAGTCGGGACACCTGAAGAAGCTGTTGCACATTTTTTTGAAGTCACAAAAAGCTTGAAGTATGACAgttcatttcaaaatcatgCCGTGGAGGAATCTAAATTGGTAGTTTGA
- the LOC108662665 gene encoding peptide-N4-(N-acetyl-beta-glucosaminyl)asparagine amidase A-like codes for MSSSCFSLLFFLTLLFLQPLFSQANLHKSNTLLKSSLLSQPSTNETIPPTLFFEVTKPIRVPNAKPCSLTILQHDFGYTYGKPPVVTNYAFPSDCPHQEFSKIVLEWNATCKGRQFDRIFGVWLSGVELLRSCTAEPRATGIVWSVQKDITRYTSLLLMNKTQTFSVYMGNLVDKTYTGVYHVNVTLYFYPSVEKMNRFEERAEILESGVGSKADLIIPFSRDLPLKDGLWYEIENATDIKVKDFEIPQNVYRAVLEVYVSFHENDEVWYGNPPNDYIAANNLTNLAGNGPFREVVVSLDGEVVGAVWPFTVVYTGGINPLLWRPISGVGSFNLPTYDIEITPFLGNLLDGKTHKLGFSVTNALNVWYIDANLHLWLDSKSTKTEGKLLQHDIVPLGVSSVSDFKGLNGTFITNTTRFISSTGWVKSSYGTVTTKSIQDLSYSNSMVMAKDGDAQIVHQMIHFNDSIYAKMPDSDAKSKKSLKRFLLYFSSDYLDQGNGTSLSVANFTLGFNEEKFKDANARLPSSSLRNLQNGQGIMVVKDNLVVSGVGNTQQTYNYDSSNFCYSRNISSSNYTILYDEVGKTCNKRAKFHVGFGLSRRWPFPARRAFLPSRVIDPN; via the coding sequence ATGTCTTCCTCTTGCTTCTCTTTGCTCTTCTTTCTAACCCTTTTATTTCTCCAGCCTCTCTTCAGCCAAGCCAATCTCCACAAATCCAACACCCTCCTCAAATCATCCCTTCTCTCCCAACCATCAACCAATGAAACCATCCCACCAACTCTCTTTTTTGAAGTCACCAAACCCATCAGAGTCCCAAACGCCAAGCCCTGTTCCCTCACTATTCTGCAACATGACTTTGGCTACACTTATGGTAAACCTCCTGTCGTTACAAACTACGCCTTTCCATCTGATTGCCCACATCAGGAATTTTCCAAGATTGTCCTGGAATGGAATGCCACATGTAAAGGGAGGCAATTTGACAGGATTTTTGGAGTTTGGTTGTCTGGGGTGGAGCTACTGAGGAGCTGCACAGCTGAGCCTAGAGCTACTGGGATTGTCTGGAGTGTCCAAAAGGATATCACAAGGTATACCTCATTGCTTTTAATGAACAAGACTCAAACTTTTTCTGTTTATATGGGAAATCTTGTTGACAAGACTTATACTGGTGTTTACCATGTCAATGTAACCCTATATTTTTACCCTTCTGTTGAAAAAATGAATCGTTTTGAGGAAAGAGCAGAAATTTTAGAATCTGGGGTTGGTTCTAAGGCTGATTTGATCATACCCTTTTCGCGGGATTTGCCATTGAAAGATGGGTTGTGGTATGAGATTGAGAATGCTACTGATATTAAAGTGAAGGACTTTGAAATTCCTCAGAATGTTTATCGGGCTGTGTTGGAGGTATATGTGTCTTTTCATGAGAATGATGAGGTTTGGTATGGAAATCCTCCGAACGATTATATTGCTGCAAATAATCTTACAAATTTGGCAGGGAACGGACCTTTTAGGGAAGTTGTAGTTAGTTTGGATGGTGAAGTGGTTGGTGCTGTTTGGCCTTTTACCGTGGTGTATACAGGTGGAATTAATCCTCTCTTGTGGAGACCCATTAGCGGTGTTGGTTCATTTAATCTCCCTACTTATGATATTGAAATTACCCCATTTTTGGGGAATTTATTGGATGGGAAAACCCATAAACTGGGTTTTAGTGTTACAAATGCTTTGAATGTGTGGTATATTGATGCTAATTTGCATCTATGGTTGGATAGTAAGAGCACTAAGACTGAAGGGAAGCTTTTGCAGCATGACATTGTTCCTCTCGGTGTTTCATCTGTGTCAGATTTCAAGGGTTTAAATGGAACATTCATTACAAATACAACCAGGTTCATATCCTCGACTGGATGGGTCAAGTCCTCTTATGGTACAGTCACAACCAAATCTATTCAAGATTTAAGTTATAGTAACTCAATGGTGATGGCCAAGGATGGAGATGCGCAGATCGTGCATCAGATGATCCATTTTAATGACAGTATTTATGCAAAGATGCCAGACTCTGATGCTAAATCAAAGAAATCACTCAAGAGGTTTCTTTTATACTTTTCCTCCGACTATCTCGATCAAGGAAATGGAACTTCATTGTCTGTAGCAAATTTCACATTGGGATTTAATGAGGAGAAGTTTAAAGATGCTAATGCCAGGTTGCCTAGTAGTTCACTCAGGAATTTGCAGAATGGACAGGGTATTATGGTTGTAAAGGATAACTTGGTTGTTAGTGGAGTGGGAAATACCCAACAAACATACAATTATGATAGCAGTAACTTTTGCTATTCCAGGAACATAAGCAGCTCAAACTACACCATTCTTTACGATGAAGTGGGAAAGACATGCAACAAAAGAGCAAAATTTCATGTTGGATTTGGCCTCAGCAGAAGGTGGCCTTTTCCAGCGCGAAGAGCTTTTTTACCATCTCGTGTAATTGATCCAAATTGA
- the LOC18594184 gene encoding peptide-N4-(N-acetyl-beta-glucosaminyl)asparagine amidase A, protein MGNLVDKTYTGVYHVNVTLYFYPSVKKMNHFEEKAEGSGVGSKADLILPFLRHLPLNDGLWYEIENATDIKVKEFEIPLNAYRAVLEVYLSFHENDKFWYGNPLNDYIAANNLTNLGGNGPFTEVVVNLDGEVVGVVWPFTVVYTGGINPLLWRPISGFSVTNALNVWYIDANLHIWLDSKSTNTEGKLLEHDVVPLSVSTFADFKGLNGTFITNTTRFISSTGWVKSSYVFMQRSQALMLNARKHSRGFFFTYTHDYLDQGNGTSFSVTNVTLGFGEKKFKDADARLPSSSLRNLQKGPGVMVVKDNLVVGGVGSTQQTYNYDSSKFATPGTKQLKLLHSV, encoded by the exons ATGGGAAATCTTGTTGACAAGACTTATACTGGTGTTTACCATGTCAATGTAACCCTTTATTTTTACCCTTCTGTGAAAAAAATGAATCATTTTGAGGAAAAAGCAGAAGGATCTGGGGTTGGTTCTAAGGCTGATTTGATCCTACCCTTTTTGCGGCATTTGCCATTAAATGATGGGTTGTGGTATGAGATTGAGAATGCTACTGATATTAAAGtgaaggaatttgaaattccCCTGAATGCTTATCGGGCTGTGTTGGAGGTGTATTTGTCTTTTCATGAGAATGACAAGTTTTGGTATGGAAACCCTCTGAACGATTATATTGCAGCCAATAATCTTACAAATTTGGGAGGGAATGGACCTTTTACGGAAGTTGTGGTTAATTTGGATGGTGAAGTGGTTGGTGTTGTTTGGCCTTTTACTGTGGTGTATACAGGAGGAATTAATCCTCTCTTGTGGAGACCCATTAGCG GTTTTAGTGTTACAAATGCTTTAAATGTGTGGTATATTGATGCTAATTTGCATATATGGTTGGATAGTAAGAGCACTAACACTGAAGGGAAGCTTTTGGAGCATGATGTTGTTCCTCTTAGTGTTTCTACTTTTGCAGATTTCAAGGGTTTAAATGGAACATTCATTACAAATACAACCAGGTTCATATCCTCGACTGGATGGGTCAAGTCCTCTTACG TATTTATGCAAAGAAGCCAGGCTCTGATGCTAAATGCAAGAAAGCACTCAAGaggtttcttttttacttataCTCATGACTATCTCGATCAAGGAAATGGAACTTCATTTTCTGTAACAAATGTCACATTGGGATTTGGTGAGAAGAAGTTTAAAGATGCTGATGCCAGGCTGCCTAGCAGTTCTCTCAGGAATTTGCAGAAGGGACCGGGTGTTATGGTTGTAAAGGACAACTTGGTTGTCGGTGGAGTGGGCAGTACCCAACAAACATACAATTATGATAGCAGTAAATTTGCTACTCCAGGAACTAAGCAGCTCAAACTACTCCATTCTGTATGA
- the LOC108662971 gene encoding peptide-N4-(N-acetyl-beta-glucosaminyl)asparagine amidase A-like: protein MSSTCFPLLFFLSLLFLHPLFSQANIHKTKTLLKSTLLSQPSTNDTIPPTRFFEVTKPIRVPNAKPCSLTILQHDFGYTYGKPPVFANYTFPSDCPYQEFSKIVLEWNATCKGRQFDRIFGVWLSGVELLRSCTAEPRATGIVWSVKKDITRYNSLLLMNKTQTFSVYMGNLVDKTYTGVYHVNITLYFYPFVEKMNRFEEKAEILGSGVGSKADLIIPFSRDLPLKDGLWYEIENATDVKVKEFEIPQNVYRAVLEVYVSFHENDEFWYGNPPNDYIAANNLTNLAGNGPFREVVVSLDGEVVGAVWPFTVVYTGGINPLLWRPISGVGSFDLPTYDIEITPFLGNLLDEKTHKLGFSVTNALNVWYIDANLHLWLDSKSTKTEGKLLQHDIVPLGVSSVSDFKGLNGTFITNTTRFISSTGWVKSSYGTVTTKSIQDLSYSNSMVMAKDGDLQIVHQMIHFNDSIYAMMPASDAKSKKSLKRFLLYLYSDYLDQGNGTSMSVANVTLGFNEKKYIDADARLPSSSLRNLQNGQGVMVVKDNLVVSGVGSTQQTYNYDSSKFCYSRNISSSNYTILYDEVGKTCNNRAKFHFGFALSRWWPFPARRAFLASHVVDPNGN, encoded by the coding sequence ATGTCTTCCACCTGCTTCCCTTTGCTCTTCTTTCTATCCCTTCTATTTCTCCATCCTCTCTTCAGCCAAGCCAATATCCACAAAACCAAAACCCTCCTCAAATCAACCCTTCTCTCCCAACCATCAACCAATGACACCATCCCACCAACTCGCTTTTTTGAAGTCACCAAACCCATCAGAGTCCCAAACGCCAAGCCCTGTTCCCTCACTATTCTGCAACATGACTTTGGCTACACTTATGGTAAACCTCCTGTCTTTGCAAACTACACCTTTCCATCTGATTGCCCTTATCAGGAATTTTCCAAGATCGTCCTGGAGTGGAATGCTACATGTAAAGGAAGGCAATTTGACAGGATTTTTGGAGTTTGGTTGTCTGGAGTGGAGCTACTCAGGAGCTGCACAGCTGAGCCTCGAGCTACTGGGATTGTCTGGAGTGTCAAAAAGGATATCACAAGGTATAACTCATTGCTTTTAATGAACAAGACTCAAACTTTTTCTGTTTATATGGGAAATCTTGTTGACAAGACTTATACTGGTGTTTACCATGTCAACATAACCCTATATTTTTAcccttttgttgaaaaaatgAATCGTTTTGAGGAAAAAGCGGAAATTTTAGGATCTGGGGTTGGTTCTAAGGCTGATTTGATCATACCCTTTTCGCGGGATTTGCCACTGAAAGATGGGTTGTGGTATGAGATCGAGAATGCTACTGATGTTAAAGtgaaggaatttgaaattccTCAGAATGTTTATCGGGCTGTGTTGGAGGTATATGTATCTTTTCATGAGAATGATGAGTTTTGGTATGGAAATCCTCCGAACGATTATATTGCTGCCAATAATCTTACAAATTTGGCAGGGAATGGACCTTTTAGGGAAGTTGTGGTTAGTTTGGATGGTGAAGTGGTTGGAGCTGTTTGGCCTTTCACTGTGGTGTATACAGGAGGAATTAATCCTCTCTTGTGGAGACCAATTAGTGGAGTCGGTTCATTTGATCTCCCTACTTATGATATTGAAATTACCCCATTTTTGGGAAATTTATTGGATGAGAAAACCCACAAACTAGGTTTTAGTGTTACAAATGCTTTGAATGTGTGGTATATTGATGCTAATTTGCATCTATGGTTGGATAGTAAGAGCACTAAGACTGAAGGGAAGCTTTTGCAGCATGACATTGTTCCTCTGGGTGTTTCTTCTGTGTCAGACTTTAAGGGTTTAAATGGAACATTCATTACAAATACAACCAGGTTCATATCCTCCACTGGATGGGTCAAGTCCTCTTATGGCACAGTCACAACCAAATCTATTCAAGATTTAAGTTATAGTAACTCAATGGTGATGGCCAAGGATGGAGATCTGCAGATCGTGCATCAGATGATCCATTTTAATGACAGTATTTATGCAATGATGCCAGCCTCTGATGCTAAATCAAAGAAATCACTCAAGAGGTTTCTATTATACTTATACTCTGACTATCTCGATCAAGGAAATGGAACTTCAATGTCCGTAGCAAATGTCACATTGGGATTTAATGAGAAGAAGTATATAGATGCTGATGCCAGGTTGCCTAGCAGTTCACTCAGGAATTTGCAGAATGGACAGGGTGTTATGGTTGTAAAGGACAACTTGGTTGTGAGTGGAGTGGGAAGTACCCAACAAACATACAATTATGATAGCAGTAAATTTTGCTACTCCAGGAACATAAGCAGCTCAAACTACACCATTCTTTATGATGAAGTGGGGAAGACATGCAATAATAGagcaaaatttcattttggaTTTGCCCTCAGCAGATGGTGGCCTTTTCCAGCCCGAAGAGCCTTTTTAGCATCTCATGTGGTTGATCCTAATGGAAATTAG
- the LOC18594185 gene encoding peptide-N4-(N-acetyl-beta-glucosaminyl)asparagine amidase A, with the protein MASFLFTFHFFLLLFLYQPLFSMANLHKSKDLLRSNLLSQLTSTIHSNDNSPTLYFEVTKPIKRPNTKPCSYLVLQHDFGFTYGRPPVLVNYIPPHCYSQSFTKIVLEWKATCKGTQFDRIFGIWLGGVELLRSCTAEPTSNGIVWTVEKDITRYYSLLLKKGTQTLAVFLGNIVDRTYTGVYHVNLTFHFYPAENNLNDDKQILHNLASDSKADLILPISRDLPLNDGLWFEVQNSNDTKLKQFKIPQNVYRAVLEVYISFHENDEFWYGNFPNDYIAANNLSGTPGNGPFREVVVSLDGQVVGAVWPFTVIYTGGINPLFWSPITGISSFNLPSYDIEITPFLGNMLDGKFHKLGFSVTNALNVWFIDANLHLWLDSRSVKTEGKLLMCNNKVVGVSEESDFEGLNGKFLTSANRFISSTGWIKSSYGNITTHSIQEFSYSNSLQIGKDGNFQVVNQTIHFNDRVYAKMPFPYVHAEESFKHFPLHLYVDLSEEEKGTFLYVMNVTLGFNEKKYKNVGFKFFISSLQNMQNAQAVLAVKNHLIVNRLAGTRQVYEYHGSDFCYSRNISSSNSIIDYDEVSNLCNKGALLLSDFELKSSKGLQHFPTKAFLASDH; encoded by the coding sequence ATGGCTTCCTTTCTGTTCACTTTCCACTTCTTTCTCTTGCTGTTCCTCTACCAACCTCTATTCTCCATGGCGAATCTCCACAAAAGCAAGGATCTCCTTAGATCAAATCTCCTCTCTCAACTGACCAGCACAATACACTCCAATGACAACTCACCGACTCTCTACTTTGAAGTAACCAAACCCATCAAACGACCAAATACTAAACCATGCTCATACCTTGTTCTTCAGCATGATTTTGGCTTCACTTATGGAAGACCCCCGGTTCTTGTAAACTACATCCCTCCTCATTGTTACTCTCAAAGTTTCACCAAAATTGTGCTTGAATGGAAGGCAACATGCAAAGGAACACAATTTGATCGCATTTTTGGGATTTGGCTAGGAGGTGTAGAGCTCCTTAGGAGCTGCACAGCAGAGCCTACATCAAATGGAATTGTTTGGACTGTTGAGAAGGATATAACAAGGTACTATTCATTGCTCTTGAAGAAGGGAACACAAACTTTAGCTGTTTTTCTTGGCAACATTGTGGACAGGACTTATACTGGGGTGTACCATGTTAATTTAACATTTCATTTTTATCCTGCTGAAAACAATTTGAATGATGATAAGCAGATTTTGCATAACTTGGCATCTGACTCTAAGGCTGATCTGATCTTACCTATTTCTCGAGATCTGCCACTAAATGATGGTTTGTGGTTTGAAGTTCAGAATTCCAATGATACTAAGTTGAAGCAATTTAAAATCCCCCAAAATGTTTACAGGGCTGTATTAGAGGTTTATATATCTTTTCATGAGAATGATGAGTTCTGGTATGGCAATTTTCCAAATGACTACATTGCTGCAAATAATCTAAGTGGCACTCCTGGAAATGGACCATTTAGAGAGGTTGTAGTCAGTCTTGACGGTCAAGTGGTAGGTGCAGTTTGGCCTTTTACTGTGATCTATACTGGAGGAATTAATCCCCTATTTTGGAGCCCCATTACAGGCATTAGTTCTTTCAACCTCCCTTCTTATGATATTGAAATCACTCCATTTTTAGGCAACATGTTGGATGGAAAATTCCATAAATTGGGGTTCAGTGTTACAAACGCCTTGAATGTCTGGTTCATAGATGCTAATTTGCACCTCTGGTTGGATAGCAGGAGTGTGAAAACTGAAGGGAAACTTCTGATGTGCAATAATAAGGTTGTTGGTGTTTCCGAGGAGTCAGATTTTGAGGGCTTAAATGGAAAGTTCTTGACAAGTGCAAACAGGTTCATATCTTCAACTGGATGGATCAAGTCTTCTTACGGGAATATTACAACTCATTCCATTCAGGAGTTCAGTTACAGTAACTCGCTGCAAATTGGTAAGGATGGGAATTTTCAGGTTGTGAATCAGACGATCCATTTCAATGACAGAGTTTATGCAAAGATGCCATTTCCTTATGTTCATGCTGAGGAATCATTTAAACATTTTCCCCTTCACTTGTACGTGGACTtatcagaagaagaaaagggaacGTTCCTCTATGTCATGAACGTCACATTAGGATTTAATGAGAAGAAGTACAAGAATGTTGGCTTTAAATTCTTTATCAGCTCTCTGCAAAATATGCAGAATGCGCAAGCAGTTCTTGCTGTGAAAAACCACTTGATTGTCAATAGATTGGCTGGTACACGACAAGTATATGAATACCATGGAAGTGATTTCTGCTACTCCAGGAACATAAGCAGCTCCAACAGCATCATTGATTATGATGAAGTGAGTAACTTATGTAATAAAGGAGCACTGCTACTTTCAGATTTTGAACTCAAGTCATCAAAAGGACTGCAGCATTTTCCTACAAAGGCTTTTCTAGCATCTGATCATTGA